One genomic window of Candidatus Neomarinimicrobiota bacterium includes the following:
- a CDS encoding T9SS type A sorting domain-containing protein — protein MLLKKMVLLFAVVVSALFAEDPEIVRFSVVENFPDPYGGGFWWTNSDGSQHAGGYYFGGGFTWTEDGGLNHAGGYAIRGMDNNGVLVGETSFPMIMGDTLTDVEAAAYYDGDEWIMIGPIQGTQPFDPYMYQGAWSIAADTMIIAGMYWHENYRTTAFVWTPEDPDGELLPDNGLDLSSRPNDMSADGSVIVGWASIEVDGQYTDRSAHAWVLNEETGEYDLNFLGFNGDQGGWVAGEAYGVSPNGELVCGWSPNSMFVWSEETGMQDLGFAPGHNPETAGVIPMEIIDNGTAVGFAQNQTWIWTRSAIIYTPENGISFLKDSLQVLVDDDDFLEDWALFQANDISDDGRVIVGSGAGLSGILTPYMIEFIYPEAPLDLISEIYNDADGTWIDLSWTEYPNNNEFNYHLQRRVTIQDSTSEWTTLAFPDSSHTTYRDGEIYISNGVEWEYRLRAENPVGESEWLEIMTASNIDEDLKELPSEFSIIGAYPNPFNPSTTINYSIPERMNTQVVLYSVTGSQLAVLSDKLEEPGVHNLQLDLSGYSSGVYLVRIISGDNMDVQKLTLIK, from the coding sequence ATGTTATTGAAAAAAATGGTTTTGCTTTTTGCCGTTGTGGTCTCAGCCCTGTTTGCTGAAGATCCAGAAATTGTAAGATTTTCTGTTGTAGAGAACTTCCCTGACCCATATGGTGGTGGTTTCTGGTGGACAAACAGTGATGGGTCCCAACACGCCGGCGGCTACTATTTCGGAGGGGGGTTCACCTGGACTGAGGATGGAGGTCTCAACCACGCCGGAGGATATGCCATCCGGGGCATGGACAACAATGGTGTCCTGGTCGGTGAAACATCCTTCCCCATGATCATGGGCGACACATTGACAGACGTTGAAGCGGCTGCATACTATGATGGTGATGAGTGGATTATGATAGGACCCATTCAGGGTACCCAGCCTTTTGATCCATACATGTACCAGGGAGCCTGGTCTATCGCAGCTGATACCATGATCATTGCTGGTATGTACTGGCATGAGAACTACAGAACCACTGCCTTCGTCTGGACCCCAGAAGATCCCGATGGTGAATTACTTCCAGACAACGGTCTGGATTTGAGTAGTCGACCCAATGACATGAGTGCCGATGGAAGTGTCATTGTTGGATGGGCTTCAATCGAGGTTGATGGACAGTATACTGATCGTTCTGCCCATGCCTGGGTTCTCAATGAGGAAACGGGTGAGTATGATTTGAACTTCCTTGGGTTCAACGGTGATCAAGGTGGTTGGGTTGCTGGTGAAGCATACGGGGTAAGCCCCAATGGTGAACTTGTCTGTGGTTGGTCCCCCAACTCCATGTTTGTCTGGTCTGAAGAAACAGGTATGCAGGACCTTGGTTTTGCACCAGGTCACAATCCAGAAACCGCCGGTGTGATTCCCATGGAGATCATCGATAATGGTACAGCGGTGGGATTCGCCCAGAACCAGACCTGGATCTGGACTCGTTCAGCGATTATCTACACCCCGGAGAACGGAATATCATTTCTTAAAGACAGCCTGCAGGTATTGGTTGATGATGATGATTTTCTTGAAGATTGGGCATTGTTTCAGGCAAATGATATATCCGATGATGGACGAGTTATTGTAGGGTCCGGTGCTGGACTCAGTGGCATCTTAACACCTTACATGATTGAATTCATCTATCCAGAAGCGCCCCTGGATTTAATCTCAGAAATATACAATGACGCAGATGGTACCTGGATCGACCTCAGCTGGACTGAATATCCCAACAACAATGAGTTTAATTATCACCTCCAACGTCGTGTGACCATTCAGGATTCCACAAGTGAGTGGACTACCTTGGCCTTCCCAGACTCCAGTCACACCACCTATCGTGATGGCGAGATCTACATCTCCAACGGTGTGGAATGGGAATATCGGTTGAGAGCTGAGAATCCCGTTGGTGAATCTGAGTGGCTGGAAATCATGACAGCTTCAAATATTGATGAAGACCTTAAGGAGTTACCCTCAGAATTCAGCATTATTGGTGCTTATCCCAATCCCTTTAATCCCAGTACGACCATCAACTATTCAATTCCTGAACGAATGAATACCCAGGTGGTTCTCTACTCAGTTACGGGAAGTCAGTTAGCTGTTCTCAGTGACAAATTGGAGGAACCAGGTGTTCACAATCTTCAGCTTGATCTGAGCGGCTACAGTTCAGGGGTATATCTGGTCCGGATTATCAGTGGAGATAACATGGATGTTCAAAAACTGACACTCATCAAATAA
- a CDS encoding T9SS type A sorting domain-containing protein, translating into MKSKSLKLIILNLLVILSTAIADPEIVKFTTVGGLLDQWGGSMMWSNSDGTIFGGSNYFGGGFTWTEADGIENIGGHYIRGMDNNGLIVGETYFPMIMGDTLTDVEAAAYFDGEEWVMMGPIQGTQPFDPYHYQGAWAIAADTMIIAGMYWHENFRTTAFVWTPEDPDGELLPDNGLLLSSRPNDMNSDGSVIVGWAAVDEDGQYTDRAAHAWFLNDLTGQYDLAFLGALGGHEPWVGGEAYGVSPNGELVCGWSPSAMFIWSEETGMQDLGYLPGHNPETAGVIPMDIIDNGTAVGFAQPQTWVWTREAIIYTPESGIITLKDSLESLGLEDDFEDWGFFQANGISDDGRFIVGSCAGLDGILTPFVLEFIPPSAPTDLMSELYNDDLGPRIFLSWTDDPSNNEFSYHLQRRVIIADSTSEWATLAHPDSADNMYTDTEVYFANGVEWEYRLRAENPVGESEWLEIMTASSTDRMVSGLPTEFSITGAYPNPFNPSTTINYEVPQQMQIKIALYSITGTELAVLREGQLTAGNHNLELDMGEYSSGVYLVRIISGDKMDVQKLTLIK; encoded by the coding sequence ATGAAATCAAAGTCATTGAAACTAATTATCCTAAACCTGCTGGTGATACTGTCGACTGCAATTGCAGACCCAGAGATAGTCAAATTTACTACCGTAGGCGGGCTCCTGGATCAATGGGGTGGGAGCATGATGTGGTCCAATAGCGATGGGACCATCTTTGGAGGAAGTAACTACTTTGGTGGCGGCTTTACCTGGACTGAAGCAGATGGGATAGAAAATATTGGTGGTCACTATATTCGTGGGATGGACAACAATGGTCTCATCGTTGGTGAAACCTATTTTCCAATGATCATGGGTGATACCCTTACTGACGTAGAAGCCGCAGCCTATTTTGATGGTGAAGAGTGGGTCATGATGGGTCCCATTCAGGGAACCCAACCCTTTGACCCCTATCACTATCAGGGCGCATGGGCGATTGCTGCCGATACGATGATTATTGCCGGCATGTACTGGCATGAAAATTTTAGGACCACTGCGTTTGTCTGGACACCTGAAGATCCTGACGGTGAACTACTCCCTGACAATGGTTTACTTCTGAGTAGCCGACCCAACGATATGAATTCTGATGGCAGCGTCATTGTTGGCTGGGCAGCTGTGGACGAGGATGGGCAATATACTGATCGGGCAGCCCATGCCTGGTTTCTCAATGACCTGACTGGCCAATATGATCTGGCCTTCCTTGGTGCTTTGGGTGGCCATGAGCCCTGGGTTGGTGGAGAAGCGTACGGGGTTAGCCCTAATGGAGAGCTGGTGTGTGGTTGGTCACCCAGTGCCATGTTTATCTGGTCTGAGGAGACCGGAATGCAAGATCTTGGCTACTTGCCCGGACATAATCCAGAAACCGCTGGTGTTATCCCCATGGATATTATTGACAATGGCACTGCAGTTGGTTTCGCCCAACCCCAAACCTGGGTCTGGACCCGCGAAGCAATCATTTATACTCCAGAAAGTGGAATCATTACTCTGAAAGACAGTTTGGAGAGCCTTGGGCTGGAGGATGATTTTGAAGATTGGGGCTTTTTCCAGGCCAATGGAATTTCAGATGATGGACGCTTCATTGTAGGTTCTTGTGCAGGGTTAGATGGGATATTGACCCCATTTGTATTGGAGTTCATCCCCCCTTCTGCGCCCACAGATTTGATGTCAGAATTATACAATGATGATCTGGGTCCCCGAATCTTTCTAAGCTGGACTGACGATCCCTCAAATAATGAGTTTTCCTATCATCTCCAGCGTAGAGTCATCATTGCCGATTCCACAAGCGAATGGGCAACACTGGCTCATCCTGATTCAGCAGACAATATGTACACGGACACCGAAGTCTACTTTGCCAATGGCGTGGAGTGGGAATATCGCTTACGAGCTGAAAACCCTGTAGGGGAATCAGAATGGCTGGAGATAATGACAGCGTCCAGTACAGACAGAATGGTATCTGGTCTTCCAACCGAGTTCAGTATTACCGGAGCCTATCCCAATCCTTTTAATCCCAGCACGACGATCAACTATGAGGTCCCACAACAGATGCAGATTAAAATTGCTCTGTACTCTATTACTGGGACTGAGCTAGCTGTCCTACGCGAAGGACAGCTAACAGCTGGAAATCACAATCTTGAGCTCGATATGGGCGAGTACAGCTCTGGTGTCTATCTCGTCCGGATTATCAGTGGTGATAAGATGGATGTTCAAAAACTTACCCTCATTAAATAA
- a CDS encoding T9SS type A sorting domain-containing protein, translating into MNMKHFLISLMILTSALFADDPEIVRFTTVDDLPSQWGGGMAYVNSDGTLFSGRYYFPGAFSWTPDGGTRHLGGGYARGMSDDGVVVGTAAFPMMMGDSLTDVVAAAYHEPDGEAWVIIGPIEEQELFHSGYYSSAWSIAADTMIISGMAWQPNYRTTAFLWTPEDPDGEYLPDYGLEHSSRPNDMSADGSVIVGFASMELEGQYTDRAAHAWFRNDTTGEYDLTFLGALGGYYPEVVGEAYGVSPNGELICGISPNRLFIWSEETGIVELGVMEGYDLLGSGVYPSAITDDGTIVGFARENLSSPMSDAIIYTPESGIIFLKDSLANLGLEDQFADWYFDYAFDITNDGRIIVGTAFGLAGFLTPFILEFIPPTAPTDLMSELYNDEDGSRIELTWTDDPTNNEFSYHLQRRVTIADSTGEWSTLAYPDSAEAMFTDTDVYFANGLEWEYRLRAENPVGNSDWIEVLTYSSTDRIASGLPMAFRITGTYPNPFNPTTTIQYEIPEQMQTKIALYSITGTELAILREGQLSAGNHNLQLDMSSYSSGLYLVGIISGDRMDVQKLTLIK; encoded by the coding sequence ATGAATATGAAGCATTTTCTGATCTCACTCATGATCCTCACATCTGCACTTTTCGCAGACGACCCGGAGATTGTGAGATTTACCACCGTCGATGACCTCCCAAGTCAATGGGGTGGCGGTATGGCGTACGTCAACTCAGATGGAACCCTTTTTAGCGGTCGCTATTATTTCCCGGGAGCATTCAGTTGGACGCCTGATGGGGGAACAAGACACCTGGGCGGCGGTTATGCCCGAGGGATGAGCGATGATGGTGTGGTAGTGGGTACTGCTGCTTTTCCAATGATGATGGGTGATAGCTTGACCGATGTCGTGGCTGCAGCCTACCACGAACCAGATGGTGAAGCGTGGGTCATCATTGGACCCATCGAAGAGCAGGAGCTCTTTCATTCCGGGTATTATTCATCCGCATGGAGCATTGCAGCAGACACCATGATCATATCAGGCATGGCCTGGCAACCGAATTACCGCACGACAGCATTCCTCTGGACACCAGAAGATCCTGATGGTGAATATCTCCCCGATTATGGCCTGGAGCATAGCAGTAGACCCAATGATATGAGTGCTGATGGATCTGTCATTGTTGGCTTCGCTTCAATGGAGCTAGAAGGCCAGTATACCGATCGGGCAGCTCACGCCTGGTTTCGTAATGATACCACAGGAGAGTATGATCTAACTTTTCTAGGGGCGCTGGGTGGGTATTACCCAGAGGTAGTTGGTGAAGCTTATGGCGTCAGTCCCAACGGTGAGCTGATCTGTGGTATCTCGCCAAATCGCTTGTTCATCTGGTCCGAAGAAACTGGAATTGTAGAACTTGGAGTAATGGAGGGATATGACTTATTAGGATCTGGGGTATACCCCAGTGCAATTACAGATGACGGAACTATTGTTGGGTTTGCCCGGGAAAACCTTTCTTCACCCATGAGCGATGCCATTATCTATACTCCAGAAAGTGGAATCATCTTTCTGAAAGATAGTCTGGCAAATCTCGGCCTGGAAGATCAGTTCGCAGATTGGTACTTCGATTATGCATTTGATATCACCAATGATGGACGAATCATCGTTGGAACGGCATTTGGATTGGCTGGTTTTCTCACCCCTTTTATTCTCGAATTCATTCCACCTACAGCTCCAACAGACCTTATGTCAGAACTCTATAATGATGAAGATGGCTCAAGAATTGAATTGACCTGGACAGATGATCCAACCAATAATGAATTTTCATATCATCTACAAAGAAGGGTGACTATTGCCGATTCAACTGGCGAGTGGTCGACTCTAGCTTATCCTGATTCTGCAGAAGCCATGTTTACAGATACCGACGTTTATTTTGCCAATGGCCTAGAATGGGAGTATCGTCTGAGAGCTGAAAATCCTGTGGGCAATTCAGATTGGATTGAGGTGCTGACATATTCTAGCACCGACAGAATCGCCTCTGGTCTTCCCATGGCATTCAGAATTACTGGGACCTATCCCAATCCCTTCAATCCAACCACCACAATCCAATACGAGATTCCAGAGCAGATGCAGACTAAAATTGCTCTATACTCCATCACCGGGACAGAGCTAGCTATACTTCGCGAAGGACAGCTATCAGCTGGAAATCACAATCTTCAACTCGATATGAGTAGTTACAGCTCCGGTCTATATCTGGTGGGTATTATCAGTGGCGATAGGATGGATGTTCAAAAATTAACGCTTATAAAATAG
- a CDS encoding T9SS type A sorting domain-containing protein encodes MIRSSFVVLLMAACSFLQAEDPEIVKFTIVGDLLDPWGGQMNWVSEDGSLFGGTNYFGGGFRWSDEAGLDPVVSSAIRDMANDGTLIGSNYFPMLLGDTLIEVNAASYHNGEEWIMIGPIAGTLPDDPNFYQSAWAIAADTMIIAGMYWHDNSRTTAFVWTPDDPDGELLPDNGYMASSRPNDMSADGSVIVGWAQVDSGNIQVGRVAHAWFRNELTQEYELTFLGALGMDEGWWGGEAYGCSENGKIIVGRSGPRKMFVWTSSDGMVNLGIAPGHDPTRASATGMAASSDTTIVGFARPIHSEWGRTAIIWTEESGIIFLKDSLESLGLEDDFEDWELLQASSITPDGRFIVGSALGLAGIMQPFILEFIPPSAPTDLASELYNDADGLRIELNWFDDPSNNEFNYHLQRRAIIADSTSDWTTLAHPDSSENMYTDTEVYFANGVEWEYRLRAENPVGESDWVEIMTASSTDEIATGLPPEFSITGAYPNPFNPTTTIQYDIPKLMQTKIALYSITGTELAVLHEGQLTAGNHNLQLDLSGYSSGVYLVRIISGDMTDVQKLTLIK; translated from the coding sequence ATGATACGCTCTTCATTTGTAGTTCTGCTTATGGCTGCCTGCTCTTTTTTACAGGCTGAGGATCCAGAAATTGTAAAATTCACCATAGTTGGCGACCTCCTTGACCCCTGGGGTGGACAAATGAATTGGGTAAGTGAAGACGGCAGTCTTTTCGGGGGTACCAATTATTTTGGTGGTGGTTTCCGTTGGTCTGATGAGGCTGGGCTTGATCCTGTTGTCAGCTCAGCAATTCGCGACATGGCAAATGACGGAACGTTAATCGGTAGCAATTACTTCCCTATGCTCCTTGGTGATACGTTGATTGAAGTGAATGCCGCCAGCTATCATAATGGTGAAGAATGGATTATGATTGGTCCTATTGCCGGAACACTCCCTGATGATCCGAATTTTTATCAAAGCGCCTGGGCCATTGCAGCAGACACAATGATCATTGCCGGGATGTACTGGCATGATAATTCTAGAACCACTGCCTTTGTCTGGACTCCAGACGATCCAGATGGTGAACTACTTCCAGACAACGGCTATATGGCCAGTAGTCGTCCCAATGACATGAGTGCTGATGGAAGCGTCATTGTCGGTTGGGCACAGGTTGATTCTGGAAATATCCAGGTCGGTCGGGTGGCTCATGCATGGTTTCGTAATGAGTTGACGCAAGAATATGAATTAACATTTCTAGGTGCACTCGGTATGGATGAAGGATGGTGGGGTGGTGAGGCTTATGGCTGCAGTGAAAACGGAAAGATTATAGTAGGCCGATCTGGTCCCAGAAAAATGTTTGTCTGGACTTCCAGTGATGGGATGGTAAACCTTGGAATCGCACCCGGACATGATCCAACCCGGGCCAGCGCTACCGGAATGGCAGCTTCCTCTGATACAACCATTGTTGGTTTTGCACGACCCATACATAGTGAATGGGGACGTACTGCTATTATTTGGACCGAGGAAAGTGGAATCATCTTTTTAAAGGATAGCCTAGAGAGTCTTGGTCTTGAGGATGATTTTGAAGACTGGGAATTACTCCAAGCCAGTTCAATCACTCCTGATGGTCGTTTTATTGTTGGAAGTGCATTAGGTCTGGCTGGAATCATGCAACCTTTCATTCTCGAGTTTATACCTCCCTCAGCTCCAACAGATTTAGCCTCAGAGCTTTATAATGATGCGGATGGTCTTAGAATCGAATTGAATTGGTTTGATGATCCGAGCAATAATGAGTTCAACTATCACCTTCAACGTAGAGCAATTATTGCAGACTCAACCAGCGACTGGACCACTTTGGCACATCCTGATTCATCCGAAAACATGTATACTGACACAGAAGTCTATTTTGCCAATGGTGTTGAATGGGAATACCGTCTCAGAGCGGAGAATCCCGTCGGTGAGTCTGACTGGGTAGAAATCATGACTGCATCAAGCACGGATGAAATTGCTACGGGACTTCCACCGGAGTTTAGCATTACCGGAGCTTATCCCAACCCTTTCAATCCAACCACTACCATCCAATATGACATTCCTAAACTAATGCAGACCAAAATTGCCCTATACTCCATTACTGGGACAGAGCTAGCTGTCCTTCACGAAGGACAGCTAACAGCCGGGAATCATAATCTTCAGCTTGATTTGAGTGGCTACAGTTCAGGTGTTTATCTGGTCCGGATTATCAGTGGTGATATGACGGATGTTCAAAAACTTACCCTTATTAAATAG
- a CDS encoding T9SS type A sorting domain-containing protein, with translation MKKIKTLVLLLTMSSLLQANDPEIVTFTTVDGLIDGYGGSLFHPNADGSMVAGRYYWGGGFIWTEDEGVEHIGGYSIRGMDRNGYVAGEMAFPMMMGDTITDVEAACYWDGEDWVMIGPIQGTQPFDILHYQGAWAIAADTMIIAGMYWHEENYRTTAFIWTPEDPDGEFLEDYGLDQSSRPNDISADGSVIAGFASQGDPGVNFVSRSAHAWIRDDATGEYEFTFLGAYNPDVSAEGEAYCVSPNGEYISGWSWGAMFIWTEEDGFQIIGYHPDHDPSTAKVTTMDINDQQTAVGFAAAVAWEAGREATIYTLESGIVFLKDSLESLGLEDEIEDWYFYQANGISDDGQVVVGSAIGPSGFLTPFIVKFIPPTAPYNLSSQVLNDEDGERIELFWDDEPTNNEYTYHLQRRMTNADSTSNWSTLAYPDSSQSEYVDTDIYLANGVEWEYRLRAENPVGESEWVEIMTASSTEDIASGLPTELRISSAFPNPFNPTTTIQYGIPEQMQTKIALYSITGTELAVLHAGQHSPGNHNLQLDMSGYSSGLYLVQIINGDKMDVQKITLIK, from the coding sequence TTGAAAAAAATAAAAACTCTTGTTCTGCTTTTGACGATGAGCTCATTGTTGCAGGCAAATGACCCGGAAATTGTAACATTCACAACTGTTGATGGTCTGATAGATGGCTACGGTGGTAGCCTATTTCACCCAAATGCTGATGGATCAATGGTTGCAGGACGCTATTATTGGGGTGGTGGCTTTATCTGGACCGAGGATGAAGGCGTTGAACATATCGGTGGCTATTCAATCCGCGGGATGGATCGAAACGGCTATGTCGCAGGTGAAATGGCATTTCCTATGATGATGGGGGATACCATTACTGACGTAGAGGCAGCCTGCTACTGGGATGGTGAGGACTGGGTGATGATTGGTCCTATTCAAGGGACGCAACCATTTGACATTTTGCATTACCAGGGAGCCTGGGCTATTGCTGCAGACACGATGATTATTGCAGGGATGTACTGGCATGAGGAAAATTATAGGACCACAGCGTTCATCTGGACACCCGAAGACCCAGATGGCGAATTTCTTGAGGACTATGGACTGGATCAAAGCAGCCGCCCAAATGACATCAGTGCTGACGGAAGTGTCATCGCTGGATTCGCCTCCCAGGGTGACCCCGGTGTTAATTTTGTTAGTCGCTCAGCCCATGCCTGGATCAGAGATGATGCGACAGGTGAGTATGAATTTACCTTTCTCGGTGCGTATAATCCAGATGTGAGCGCTGAGGGTGAAGCTTATTGTGTCAGCCCTAACGGCGAGTACATCAGTGGCTGGTCCTGGGGTGCCATGTTTATATGGACAGAGGAAGATGGCTTCCAGATAATTGGATACCATCCTGACCATGACCCATCAACTGCCAAAGTTACTACGATGGACATTAATGACCAGCAGACCGCTGTTGGCTTTGCTGCAGCAGTCGCCTGGGAAGCTGGACGTGAGGCAACCATTTATACACTTGAGAGTGGAATCGTATTTCTCAAGGACAGTCTTGAATCTCTGGGCCTTGAGGATGAAATCGAAGATTGGTACTTTTACCAGGCCAATGGGATTTCTGATGATGGTCAGGTCGTGGTTGGCTCTGCAATCGGTCCCAGTGGATTTCTGACACCCTTTATCGTAAAATTTATTCCACCAACAGCACCTTATAATTTGAGTTCTCAGGTACTGAATGATGAGGATGGAGAAAGAATCGAACTCTTCTGGGATGATGAACCCACTAACAATGAATATACCTATCACCTGCAACGACGTATGACAAATGCGGACTCTACAAGCAACTGGTCCACCTTAGCCTATCCTGACTCCAGCCAAAGCGAGTATGTAGATACCGACATCTATCTTGCAAATGGTGTGGAATGGGAATACCGTCTACGGGCGGAAAACCCTGTGGGAGAATCTGAATGGGTTGAAATCATGACGGCATCTAGCACCGAAGACATTGCTTCAGGACTTCCAACAGAGTTAAGGATTTCCAGTGCTTTTCCCAACCCCTTTAACCCTACTACAACCATACAGTATGGTATCCCTGAACAAATGCAGACCAAAATTGCCTTGTACTCCATTACTGGGACGGAGCTAGCTGTTCTTCACGCAGGACAGCATTCACCCGGAAATCACAATCTTCAGCTTGATATGAGTGGCTATAGTTCTGGCCTTTATTTGGTCCAGATCATCAATGGTGATAAAATGGATGTACAAAAAATTACATTGATAAAATAA
- a CDS encoding T9SS type A sorting domain-containing protein: MRKKQPWLVIVFLLIASVSLQAQLVEAIDISDMIYVPDDGQYGPWEMDAAGTYILGNKMQGDEYNLKKVVRHQTSHFVNGDNYWPGSWGSTNWQGSGGQVSEANAIASNGSVVGSFTWDYFEYDADGDTIPDTLFNATIASIADAATWGEWKPLGGILDDSLAYGSMNFSKAKLISDNGNVIFGTMAYADTNDWGNDTNFDVPFVYHLDSMRLDMDLPGLESGSNIVGLSGDGSILVGSSKIGWTSYPFIWTQNEAGTYDTTRLDSPIVDMSQTRISANGEYITGAGQFTFNGQPTYMMTNVDGVITTTQMAGLPGMLGGAGARSVANDGTAFGLFQEAGGPWGGPMHAWMWHAEGGAKSVGYAMEALGLEAPEPGTGPFNLVQVLAADTTGKKLFLNWQNDFWEARYHWVVLPDVAPPVHLEIGYDNDNHVIPATLELEWENVMPHAYTYRLDVSYMPYGGTWGEWTELANNYADDDYDHDITEGGYYKYRVVSLYGADESIETVSMPYEVRRLMDEPAIIAVSDVPEDQGGKVVVNFAASGFDILGDMTNELYTVETLIGEEWVAVGNTAAYGSNEYNVLINTLHNSTDDGATNSQDYRVIAALGEDVFISEVASGYSTDDIAPPVPNGVAQAIVGNDVVISWDPVNINDLGYYVIYRGTNSEMTDGVEIGQSASTEYVDASIDHSVPGTYYYSVAGLDIHENLGDASDAVMATIVNIDNAALPESFAMDQNYPNPFNPSTQINFSLPEASEMTLTVYDLSGRQIVRLVESSMSAGYHQVVWNGLNTQGESVSTGMYIYRMQAGNFSETRKMTYLR, from the coding sequence ATGAGAAAAAAGCAACCATGGTTAGTGATCGTATTCTTATTGATTGCCTCTGTGAGTCTTCAGGCTCAGTTGGTTGAAGCAATTGATATTTCTGATATGATCTACGTACCGGATGATGGACAGTATGGTCCCTGGGAGATGGACGCAGCCGGGACATACATACTTGGTAATAAAATGCAGGGTGACGAATACAATCTGAAAAAAGTTGTCCGGCATCAAACTTCCCACTTTGTGAACGGTGACAATTACTGGCCTGGATCATGGGGAAGTACAAACTGGCAGGGCAGCGGTGGTCAGGTAAGCGAAGCAAATGCAATTGCAAGTAACGGTAGTGTCGTAGGTAGTTTTACCTGGGATTATTTTGAGTACGATGCTGATGGAGACACCATACCAGATACACTCTTCAATGCCACTATTGCTTCCATCGCAGATGCTGCTACATGGGGAGAATGGAAACCCCTGGGCGGAATCCTTGATGACTCTTTAGCCTATGGCAGTATGAATTTCAGCAAGGCCAAACTCATTAGTGATAACGGGAACGTTATTTTTGGAACTATGGCTTATGCAGATACCAACGATTGGGGAAATGATACAAATTTTGATGTACCCTTTGTTTATCACCTGGACAGTATGCGTCTTGATATGGATTTGCCAGGACTGGAAAGCGGTTCTAATATTGTCGGACTGAGTGGTGATGGATCTATTCTTGTTGGTAGTAGCAAAATTGGTTGGACAAGCTATCCTTTTATCTGGACTCAGAATGAAGCAGGTACCTATGACACGACGCGTCTCGACTCCCCAATTGTCGACATGAGCCAGACTAGAATTAGTGCCAATGGGGAATACATTACTGGTGCTGGACAGTTCACTTTTAATGGTCAACCTACCTATATGATGACCAATGTTGACGGTGTGATTACAACCACTCAAATGGCTGGTCTACCAGGAATGCTTGGAGGCGCCGGTGCAAGATCTGTTGCCAACGATGGTACTGCCTTTGGTCTTTTCCAGGAAGCCGGTGGTCCTTGGGGTGGTCCCATGCATGCCTGGATGTGGCACGCAGAAGGTGGCGCAAAAAGTGTTGGTTATGCAATGGAAGCACTGGGTCTTGAAGCTCCAGAGCCAGGAACCGGACCTTTTAACCTGGTTCAGGTTTTAGCTGCAGATACAACAGGTAAAAAACTATTTTTGAACTGGCAGAATGATTTCTGGGAAGCCCGTTATCACTGGGTTGTTCTCCCTGATGTTGCTCCTCCAGTACATCTTGAGATCGGTTACGATAATGACAATCATGTCATTCCAGCCACACTTGAGCTCGAGTGGGAAAATGTGATGCCACACGCCTACACATATCGCCTGGATGTGAGTTATATGCCTTATGGTGGTACCTGGGGTGAGTGGACAGAACTGGCTAACAACTATGCTGATGATGATTATGATCATGACATCACTGAAGGTGGCTACTATAAATATCGTGTTGTCTCCCTCTATGGCGCTGACGAATCCATTGAAACAGTTTCAATGCCTTATGAAGTACGTCGTCTCATGGACGAACCTGCTATCATCGCCGTATCAGACGTTCCTGAAGATCAGGGTGGCAAAGTTGTCGTAAACTTTGCAGCCTCTGGTTTTGATATTCTGGGTGACATGACCAATGAACTCTACACTGTTGAAACCTTGATTGGTGAAGAGTGGGTAGCTGTTGGTAACACTGCGGCTTATGGTTCAAACGAGTATAATGTACTGATTAACACACTTCATAACTCAACCGATGATGGTGCAACTAACTCACAGGATTATCGTGTCATTGCTGCCCTTGGCGAAGATGTCTTTATCAGTGAAGTAGCTTCTGGTTACTCCACAGACGATATTGCACCTCCAGTACCAAATGGTGTGGCCCAGGCAATTGTGGGTAATGATGTGGTTATCAGCTGGGATCCTGTAAATATCAATGATCTTGGCTATTATGTCATTTATCGCGGAACCAATAGCGAAATGACAGATGGTGTAGAAATTGGCCAGAGTGCTTCAACTGAATATGTTGATGCCAGTATTGATCATTCTGTACCAGGAACCTACTACTACTCAGTAGCCGGTCTTGATATCCATGAGAATCTTGGAGATGCAAGTGATGCTGTCATGGCAACCATTGTGAACATTGACAATGCAGCACTTCCAGAATCATTCGCCATGGATCAAAACTATCCCAATCCTTTCAACCCAAGTACACAGATTAACTTCAGTCTGCCAGAAGCCTCAGAAATGACACTGACGGTTTATGACTTGAGTGGTCGTCAAATCGTACGTCTCGTTGAATCATCCATGTCTGCCGGGTACCATCAGGTGGTCTGGAATGGATTGAATACTCAGGGCGAATCAGTTTCCACCGGTATGTATATCTATCGCATGCAGGCTGGTAACTTCTCTGAAACAAGGAAAATGACTTACCTCCGTTAA